A region of the Leptospiraceae bacterium genome:
AAAGAAAATTTTCTTTGATGATTGGAAAATTCTTCAAAAACAACCTCAGTATGAACGCTGGATTTTGAAATCTATGAAAAAACGAAATGAAGATTTCACTCCGCTTTTCCGTTTTCACATGAGCCATGCCCGCTGGCTTTTATTTTTAATCACACTCTTCACGAGCATTTCAGCTGCAACTTTTCAAAATGAGGTGACCAGTTCTCTGGGACTACATCTTTCCCGAGAAGAACTCATTACCTTACTTATACTATACCCCGCGCTTGTTTGCTTACAACTTTTCCTGAATGGTTCAATTAACCCGGAATATTTTCGTTATAGCCGAATCAGCATTCCGGTTATGTCCGAAGTACAATTTCTATATCCCAAATTAAAAACTCATGTACTTTCAACCGATATAAACCCCTTAAACTCTTTTTTTATAACCTTTGAACCCCTTCCCATACAGGAGGAAATTACATTTCGCTGCGTTTACTCTGAGCGAATATCACCTCCTATTCGTGCCAAAATCACCTGGCAAAATCATGAGGATATAAGTCTTCCTTTTGGAACCCTTGTACATATTCAAAAACCGGATCTGAAAATTATCCGCTTTCTATTCAGATACGCTCTATTCAAATTAAGAAAAGGACTTATCTTTAACTTAAAAATACCGGGTTTTGAAAACATTCGCAAGTTCTTTGTAAAAACCAGTACGGTAATGGAGTCACTTGAATACATTGAAAAAGGAACCGTACTCTTTAATGAGGGGGAATCCGGGGAAACTTTTTATCTTTTAAAGAAAGGGGAAATTGAAATCTTTAAAACCCTCGAATCCGGGGAAAAAGTTATTATGGCGAGAGTGAAACCCGGAGAAATTTTTGGAGAAATGGCCATACTCGGCAATCAACCCAGAGCTGCCGGTGCCATCTGTAAAGAAGATTCCGTTTTGGCTGTTGCCAGTCGTAATAATTTAGAAGGTCTTTTGCAGGGAAATCCGGATTTTGCTTATAAACTCATGCAAACCCTGGCCAGTAGAATTCGAAATTCAGAGAAAATCCTATCCTCAAAAATAGAAGAACTTGAGCTTAAAACACTGAAATATGATTTTCTAAAAAATGAAGAAGTAAAACTCAAAGATAAGCTTTTTCAACTTTTATCGTCTTTCTCCTCAGACTTTCTCCTGCTGGATAAGGAGGGGAGAATTCTTCATAAATCGACTTCCTTTATAGAATCTTATCCTCAGGTGCCTGAAAAAGCCGAGAGATTTGAAGAAATATACACTCTTTTTTACAAAAAAGACCTGAGAGCTGAGCTGTGGAAAGATTTAAAAAAGCAGAAACTTTTGAGATTACCCCTAAAATCCAGAAATAAATCAGCAAAATATCTACATCTTAGATTAGAAACATTTGAAAGTATGGATATTACATTTTTTTTATTGCATCTGGAAAAAAATAATTTATAATCCTTTTTTTTCGTCTATACTTGAGGAGAGAGAAATCTGGAGGAAAATATAGCTATGAAAAAGTTACTTATTTCTATTTTACTTGTTTTTTTGACTGTGCAGTGTGCTAAAAAGAAGAAGATACCCGTACCTTTAGCCAGTGTGCTTGAAAGCACAGAAGAACAAGTTACATCAAGTGGTAGTTCTACCACCCCCTCAAATGACAATGCCAGTGGAGGGAGGGCCAGTCAAACCGATCCGGGAATAACAGAATCCAATCCGGTAATAATTGATCCATCTACTACAATTACCGGAAGCAATAAAGAGGAATATAAAGTAGAGCCTTCGTCTGGAGGTCAATCCAACACAGGAGAAGTGATCATTTCTAAAAAAGTAGAAAATGAAAATACTTCTTCCGGAGACAATAACAACAATACTTCTTCCGGAGACAATAACAACAATACTTCTTCCGGAGACAATAACAACAATACTTCTTCCGGAGACAATAACAACAATACTTCTTCCGGGGATAATAATACAACATCTAATGAAGACAAGAGCCCTGGCAGTTCCGGTTTAAAATCTAAAGATATCAGCGTAAATGTTCTTGTAGATACTTCCTCATCAGACACCTTTGCATACGAAACCTATAAGACTTATAAAGTTGATTCCAGCGTTCTGGATAAGGACGGAAATATACTGAGCGGAATCCTTGTAACCATTACAGAAACAAATTCGAATGGAGAAAAAGTAATTCTTTTCCAACAGGTAAGCGATGAAAATGGTAAAGTAAGCGGTTCTATCAACGTCAGCACTTCCACTTCACAGGTTGAAGTATATGTGAGTCTGGGTAATGATAGCTCTAATTCGACACCGGTTCCTTTGGAAATTAATGGAACACTCAGTAATTGCAGTTCGGATAAAGACAAAGGACACGGAAACGATGCCGATGGGATCGATGAAGATAATCCCGGGAAAAGTACCGGAGTCAACGAAAATGGAATGGAGAACCGTAAAGCTGATGAACATCGCAAACAAAAAGAAGATTCTTCCTGTACCGTTAAAAAGTCGATTAGCACAATCGGGAATATTACAATTTCTGCAAAAAAGAAACAACTAAATACCGTTTATAGTGATAGTGATAGTGATGGAGACGGAGTAAGTGATAAGCTGGATGCTTATCCCGATGATCCGAAAAGAGTAACAAAGTTACGTTTTCCTTCATCCGGGGTAAATACAGTTGCTTTTGAAGACCTGTATCCCAGTGCCGGTGATGCAGATTTAAATGATTATGTAATTCAATTTTATAACGAAGAAGATTTAAATGCAAAAGGAGAAGTCGTTGAAATTCGCGGTTTCTATCAACATGTAGCCCGCGGAGCGGGTTATGTCCATACCTTAAATCTAAGACTACCGGAAGGAACAGATATAAGCTATGAAACCACCATCACAGATGCAAGCGGAAGTAATGTAAGAACCGGTATAAACCGTTTCTATCCAAATGCCTCTCAAATTCAAGATGGACTCTTGATATTAGATAAAAGCAATACAACAATTCCTTCTTCAAATTCTTATTCAGGTCAGATTTTCAACCCAGGCCATATCGCCAGTGTTAAAATTAACTTTAATACACCCGTAAGCCGTGCTGCTCTTGGAAACGCACCTTATGATCTATTTATAAAGATTCTTAGTAAAAAAGTAGATAATAAATATCCGGTTCTTGCTCCAAAGTCTCTGAGTGCAGATGCTTCTTATTACGAAGTTCATTTTCCGGGAAAATACTTTAATGCAGAAAAGGCCGACTTATATCTCGACTCAAAAGGCTTTCCCTGGGCTATTATGGTTCCAGGAATCTGGGCATGGCCTTTTGAAAAACAGGACATCAGAAATAGCAGTGTAAGTGGTTATCCCAAGTTTACTGTCTGGGCAGAAAGTAAAGGGACACTGGAAAAAGAATGGTATAAAGAATTTATCGCCGATAAAGTTTTTCCTGTAGATACAGAGAAAAGCGGTCTACTTGCATTTTTAAACGCAGGAAGTCCCGGAATGAGTGTAAGCATTTCCTTAATTTCTTTAATAGTACTTGCAAGCTTCATGCTGTATATGAAAAATAAGTTTCTCTCTAACAATCAAAAGATTTAAGATCTATAGGAATGTTATTCAAGTCTCCTCCTCTTTGAATAACATTCCTTTTTTCTAATCTACCGCAGATTCTTTTTCGACACCATATTTTAAAGCATATTCGCACTGTGTTATATATTTTTTTGTGGTTTCATCTTCAGCATATTCCTTTAAAATTTCCTGGAATATTTTTTTAGCTCCCTCGTAATCTCCGGCATGATATAAAACAATAGCATTCTCAAAACGGCTTTTGGTTTCTTTCATCATCTCCTTTTTCTCATTTGAATAATAATCAAATAATTCAATGATAAAAACTTCCTTCACCTTCCCTTTCACTTTCACATTTCCCAAAAAACGATAATTATATTTTTCCGTATCGCCTAACTTGATAAATGCTTTTTCACTAATAATAATAGGAGCCGAATATAGCTTTGTTAAACTCTCTAACCTGGAAGCAAGATTTACACTATCTGAAATAACAGTACCTTCCATCCTTTCATTTTCTCCAATAGTTCCTAACATTAGATTTCCAGTATGTATTCCAATTCCAACGGCAATAGGACTGTAACCAACTTTTTCCCTTTCTTTATTATAAGTTTGAATAGAAAGCTGCATTTCAATAGCAGCATCAATTGCATCTTCCACGCTATACGGAAAAAGAGCCATTATGGCATCACCAATGTATTTATCCACAAAACCATTATGTTTCCTAACAATAGGTCCCATTCTCTTGAAATAGGAGTTGATAAAATTGAAATTCTCTTCCGGGTTCATCTGTTCGGAAAGAGTAGTAAAGGAACGTATATCCGAAAACAATATGGTCATTTCCTTCTGAACCTGATCTCCTAATTTAATGTCGAGTATACTCTCTTTCTCTAAAAATTTTACAACTTCCATAGGTACAAATTTTTGATACGCTTGGATATAACTATTTTTCAAGGAATCTGCTGCCTCAATACTTTCTACCATGGTATTAAATGCATTTGCCAGCTTGCCCAGTTCATCTCCGGATTCCAATTGAATCCTATGACTAAACTTTCCTTCACTAAATAATTTTACAGCTTCTGATAGAGAATTTATAGGTCTCGTAAATAAGATAGAAGTAATAATCGTAAAAATTAAGGTTATAAAAAATACTCCAAGCCCTAAGAGTATGGCAAAATATTGAATTTCCTCTACAGGTTGATACAAATGTTTTTTATTAAAATCTAATACAACCATTCCGATTCTTACTAATTTTTCTTCATCTAAATATACGGGATAACTGAATCTCAAAAGTCTTTTCTTCTCGAGCTTAATTTCTTCTAGCTTACTCTCATCAATTTTTTTAAAATAATCAACCTCTTCCATTGAAATATTTTTTCCCATATGCACGTCTTTCATCTCTACTACATATTTGCCGTATACATTAATTATATATATATTATCCAGGGCTTTAATCTTTGATTGTTTAAGGCGTTGAATTAAATTAGCTGTATTCTGATAAGTTGCATCCAGAAATAATTCATCTCTCGCTATAGTTACAAGGTTAGAAGCAATGTTCGTACAAACATCAAGAGTTTTATTTAAAATTATCTCCTGGCTTTTATTTATCATAAAATAAGATATAGGTAAAGTACCCAAAAGAAGAACAACAGAAATAAGAAGAATAAGTTTATAAAATATTCTCATCAAAATATCCTATTTCTTTTCCCAGCTATCCTTCCAAAGTTTACACTTTTCATTCAAATCAGACTTGCAATCCATTAAACGTTCATAAGCCTCTTGTTTTAAAGTCGATGAATGCAAATATTCTCTTGCTTCTTTATTTGCCGGTTCTACTAAAAGTACATTATTAAAAATAACAATAGCTTCTGTATATTTCCTATGTTTATATTTTTCGATTCCCTTACCAACATAGCTTTTCAATTTTTTCTTTTCAGTACTAATCAGGATTGAATACTGCTCTTTTGCTTTTTGATTTCCCGGATAAATTTTTAAAGCTTCCTTGTATGCCTTGATTGCCAGATAAGGCTCATTGCGAGACTGATACTGCATACCTTTTTTCCTAACATATTCACTTTTTTCAAAAACAGAACTATCTATCTTTTCCTGAATATTCTTCAAATTCGGATTCAAACTAAGAATTTTCTTATAAACAGAAATTGCATTTTGATAGTCATTCTTTTTTCGATAATCTTCAGCTCTAAGTAACATACTATTAATTTCATTAGAAGTTTGCAAATTTATTATTTTATTATAATATTCATATGCTATTGTATCGTTCGGATATAATCTTATTACATTTTCAAAAACAGCTCGTGATGAAGTATATTTTTTCTTATTATATAGATTTATAGCAAATGCTAATAATCTCTCCTTTTTTTCTCTGTCCTGAACCTCTTTAGAAATAAGAATACCGGAAGCCTCGATATATGCCTTATTTAGATAAAGAAATGGATTCTGAGGTGAAATAATAGGACCCGAACTACATGAAAGCTCCTTTCCTATGACTTTATTAGCAAATTCTCCAGCATGAATTCCTACATTTGTATAATTCGGTGCTAATGCAAAACTGGCACCCAGATCAGCAAGCCCGGGATAATATGTCATAAGAATAATCCCTTTCTTTTTACAAAACTCAGAGACTTGCTCAAAAGTATCTTTATCATAGAGTGTATCAAAGACCATATAAAAAGCATCTGCATCTTTTTCGATCTCTTTTAACTTTGACTCGACTTCCATGCGATGTTTAATCTTAATTACTTTTAGATCTAAATTCATCCAGATATCGTAATACTTACCTTCTCTTGCAAAATAAGCTCCCTTTTCATCCATATAAAAAGAATATACTTTTTTTGCAGAAGGTTTAATTCGCTTCAATACATCGAAAAAATACTGAATAGAAACATCGGATGTAAATCCACAAACATTCCCCTTATGAACTTCAAGAGAATGCGGATAGTTCTGAATTATAAACAATATAGGAATATCATTTATAAATTTTCTTGTTTCTTCTGTTGCCGTATTACCTATTGTAATTATTATACCTGCTGCATTTTTTCTCAATCGATTAAAAAAAGCTGATTTATCCTCTATAGAACTAATAAAAAATATTTCCGAAGGAGACTGTAAGGAATACTCCAGACCCGATAAGGTTTTCATATAAATCGAATGGTTCGAACTTAAGATAATAGGGATTTTTTTTGACCCTTCCGGGCTCAGAACAAAAGTTGGGATAAGAAAAAATATCGAAACTAAATATTTAAAAACCCTCTGCATCTTTTATAACCTGTAAGATAATCGCAAATAAACTTCTCTTCGCGGTTGCGGGTGATAGGGACTGACAAACCCTTCAGGGTTAGATACCATAGGTTGTAGTTCATCTATAGGTCTTGTAGCACTACCGGCCTGTCGCCCCACTCCCATATATTCTTTATTGAAAAGATTTCGAATAATCAACTTTGATATAAGCCCTTGAATACCAAATAGATTGTGATAAGCCAATGTAAGGTTGACAAGAGTATAAGAAGCGAGATAAGAATCTGGCTTTCCTTCCGTAACATAAGGATATTTTGTAAAACTATAATCGTATGGTTGAAAATAACGATTGGTGGAAGGAGCCTTTCGCTTACCCACCCAGTTCATTCGTAAATTCATACTTACTTTACCTAATAGTATATAATATATTCCTATATTAGCTTTTCTTGCTGCTATATTATCTATTTCATAACCATCATTAAGGGTTCGAATGTTATTTATTTTTCCGCTCAGGGGATCCACATCCACTTCAAATAGACCTTCTCTCTTTCTTTTTCCTGTATAAGTATAGTTAGTAAAAAAAGATAGATATCGGTAAGGCTTCCAATCTAATTCAAAAGACGTTCCATATATATGAGTATTTGCAAGGTTTTGATAATAACTGGCTTTCTGGCTTTCCGAACCTATCAGGTAAGTTCCATCATTCGGATTGGGAGCCTCATTTATTTGACCGATTAACTGGCTGAAAAAATATCCTCCTTTAAATGTTATATTTGTAAAAGGTTTATAACTCAATTCCGTTTCATAGGTTTTTATCTTTTGTGGTTTTAAAAATTCGTTTCCTCGAAATTCATCATACAACTGAAAGACTGTAGGAGCTTTAAAAGCTTCTCCATATAAAAGTTTAAAATATATGTTTTTTATAGGGTTACCAACAAGTCCTGAACGAGCTGTCCACACATAACCATAGTCGGTATCATAATCTCTCCTGATACCGATAGTAATACCATATTGATTATCATAAAATTTCTGTTCATCTTGTATATAAAAGGCAGCATTTGTAGAATAAAACATTGCAGCAACAGAAGATTTTAAGCCTCGACTATCCCAGCTTTTTTCCACGATTGTGGAACGTAAATTCTGTCTCTTTCCTAAAGAAATTCCTCCCAACTCATCCCCTGAAGCCGCACGTATCACTCTTTCCAATTGCATTCCCCAGATCAAATGGTTTGAGTTTGAAAGATCATAATTAAATTGCTCTTGATAACCCGAAAGATAGCTTTGAGCGTGATATTCTTTAACTTTATCCGGTACCGGTGGGTATTGAACTCCGTTGATTACAGGAGTTTCAACACTCTGGTAACGATAGGTATACACAAAACCGGTATCCGGATGAATATTCGTATTTCTTGTATATAATTTTATAAGAGAACTAAATTTTCTTCCGACATTAAAACCATAATCTATATGGAAAAAGTATCCGTTATGCCTTTTGGTATAAGGGATATCATCTGTATTCGTAAAATATTCATAAGAAGGAACGTAGCTACCCAGACCTTCAGTCAAATCCCAGATAGTAAAACCAAAATTAAACTCTTCCTTTTGGATAGCTCCTCTGATAAATACATTTTCTTTATCAGTTTTAAAGCCATCTTTTATTTTTTTTCTTACTCCCCCCGGATACCTATCATTCTCAACACTGGGTTCAGAACCACCAAATTTTCCATAATCATTTATCTGAACCTTATCCGGTTCATAATTATTGTTAAAATAATTCCCGGGATCCGGCCTGCCCTTACCTCCATCTCCTGGTGTTTCCATGTATCGTCCTGCTAACCTAAGATTTAAACCATTCGAAAAGCGGTAGGAAAAAAAAGATTCTATCAGTTTTGTTTGAAAAGAACCATAATCAATATGAGTTTCTGAGAATATTTTAGAAGAAGAATTTTCCTTATATATATCTTTTGAGCGTTTCGTAATAATATTAATTAAGCCGGCATAGGCATTGGCTCCGTAAAGAGCAGAACCCGGACCCAGAATAATTTCGATTCTTTTCACATCTATCAGGCTTATATCATATTGCATATGCCTCATCCAACCATTTCCGATGTCATTCTGGATGATACCATCTTCCATGATTAAAATCTGGGTCTGCCCTACATCTCCAATACCACGTAAAATTACATCAGTTGTATATTCCCCGGAATCATAAAAAGTGGAAAAGTCAAACCCATTTACATCCTGCAAAACTTCCGTCAAAGTTCTGTAGGCCCTTTCTTCTATTGTTTTGGCATCAATCACGATTACTTTTGCCGGAGACTCTTCGATAGCCTGCTGCCTTCGTGAAGCAGTAATAACCTGGTTTTCCTCAAGCAAACGATAGGCTTCTTTCTTTTCTTTATTTCTGTCTACATCAATTAGCTTTTCTTTTTTACCACTGCTTACCGGGCGGTTTAAATAATGTTCAATAATATTATAGGTAAGCTTTTCTCTTTTCGGGTTCACTTTTAAAGAAACCTCAAGTCGCTTTGCAAATTCTTCTAACCTTTCCTCTTCCTCGAACTCTTCCGGTTTCAACTCAATTCCCTCGATCAGTTCAAAATCAATTTCCTGAGAAATAGCGTCTATAATCTCCTTATTTTTTGGGTGATATATTTGTGCATATATATCCGGAGGAAAAGATTCATTTGTTTTATAGGATATATCAATTATTAGATAATTTTGATTCTCCTCAGTATCCTTGGTTTCGACTCCAAGTGCTTCGTTTCGAAACTGTATATTATAGTCTTTTAATATACCTTCCAGTTTCTGTTTTATTCTGGTTTCAAGAAGCCTGTTAGAAGCCGAATGAAAAGGTCGAAAGTGAATGAGTAAATCTTTTTTATCTGAAGCCTGCAAGAAAGAAGTGATAAATAACATAAAACTGATATACAGACATCTTTTTAGAAGAGATCTACACAAAACATGAACCTTCAATGAATAAGCTTAAATTTGTATTTAGCAGGATACGAATAAAGACTTAAATAGAAAGCATTTTTTCTTTGATAGATCAAATTTTTACGTAAAAAAGGCGAACTAAAAAAGCTCGCCAATTTTCAAAAATCATGAATTTATCTGGAAAGAATATTCGCGGTAATAGTGGCAGCCGGTGCAACTTCCCCATTGCCTGTCCAGGCAGCTATTGAACTGGAATGACCGCTAATCGGTGCGATACTGCTTCCATTTAAAATATTCAAAGCTCCAACTCCGGTATTGGTAAAGTCTCCTCCATCATCAGTATTTTTACGGACAGAATCTGCCGCAAAGGTGGTATTCTTTTCGTAAGTAGCAAAAATACCCTCCGGATCTGTCAGACCGCTGGTATTCTCCTGTCCAACCAAATCATTGACAGTTCCGTTTACAGCAAAATAAACGGGGTTTTTAATTCCGGTTATGGCCTGAATAGACTTAATCTGGGTCTGGGCATTGGTGTTTGAAGAAAGGGCAGCGCAGGACTGATAAGTTGTAAGAGCAGAACTTAAAGTCGCCTGGTTAGATGTATTGGCTAAAGAAGTACCGCAGGCTAAATTTAAGCACTGTAACATATTACTTGCACTAGAGCAAGTCGAAACAGAAGTCGCTTCCATTTTCTTTAAAAATCCATCGGTAAAAAGTTCTCCGAGACTCCAATTCTGTGCATCTGCAAAAGGAGTAGAACTCAGAGTTTCCGTACTTAAAGGAAGGATCACCTTTACGATACCTTTATTAGTTACAGAAGAACCAATTGCTTTATAAATATAGGTTCTTTTACTTGCACTTCCCCAATTGGTTGTATCGCTTGTATTGTCTTCCATAAAGGGCATCTTAATTCCGATATACTCGATAGCTCCATCAATATTCACAAGACCATTACTATCTTCTGTCATATAAGCTACTGCATTTCCCTTGTTATTCAGAGCATAGACAACATCCGGTAAATTGGCAATGTGAAGCAATGTCGTTTTTAAAGAACTTGTTATATCTTTTTTGAATTCGGCCCGAACCAGGGTGAATTCCGTTTTGCCACTCGGTACATGACGGAAAAATAATATACCATCTGTCACAGTACTCCCTGTTTTTAAGAATTCGAATTCTAATTGTTTTACATCCCCGGCTTTTAGTTCGGTGATAGTGGAAGATGTATTTTGTTTCCACCAGATTTCAAGCTTTTTACCACCACTTCCGAAATTTGTGCTATTTGAAATACGAATCACTTTTCCATTAGTCACATTATAGTTCGGATCCGTTGTATCGTTTTTTTCTGTAGTGCTAAATACAACCGTATTATTACTGCTAAGAAGCTTTGAAATTGCAGTACTATCCAAAATCTTTACAAAAACGTCTCCGATCTTCACAATATCACTTACTGCTTTAACAGAAGCCCGAACCGGTGAGTAAACTTTTTTCAATACAGTTAAAGCTTCTGTATCGGTAATGACCGTTCGTTCACTGGTGGCGGTCGTGATACTCGAACCGGTCAAAACACTGGGTATTACCACAAGAGAACCCGAACTCTGGGTTCCGGATGTTGTAGTAGAATTACCGGCAGATAGCAGGGCCAGTGCTGCCACGTTTTTATCTTTATCCTTATCCTCTTTCTTACAGAAAAGAACCAGGCTAAAAATCAATATAAACCAAAAAAACCTTTTAAAAAATTGTTTCATCTCTTTACTCCAAGTTACCTATAAAACTATAACACTTAGAATCCTTTTTTTTGTCTATCAAAATATACTCGTTTTTTTGATATTTGATTCGACAAAAAACTTTAAGATAAGATATCGTTGATTAGTATAAACTTTTATGAACCTGCTCAAACCAATAGAAATCAATCAAAGTCTGAGTTTGAAAGACTATCTTTCCATACCTTTTCTAACAGCCCCAATTCAAGAACTTATAGAAGATGCCAGACAAAAAAAAGACCCTCTCCATAATAGAACTATCTGGATGATAAGTCAATCTGACAGAGGAGAGGGAGTCTCCGAACTTTTATCCCGCAAGGTCTGCTTATTTAAAGATTTAGGCTTTCATGTGCGCTGGCTATCCATCTCAGAAGAAAATAAAGATTTCTTAGCCCTCAACAACCGACTTAGAAACCTCATCTACGGTAGAAATGAAAATACGATACAGGAAAGTGAAAGAATTTTATATGAAAGCATTAACCTAAAAATCGCAAAAGAGTTAAGTCTTCTTTTTAAGCAAAACGATATACTTATTATCCATGATACGGCTGCTATGGCTACACCACATTTCATATCAAAAAAATACCAGATTAAGTTTATCTGGCGATGTCATGCAGGAACTGATATAGAAAATGAATTCACACGAAACGCCTGGGAATTCTTAAAACCTTATTCTGAACATTATAATACAACTATCTTTTCAGCTCCTGAATACATTCCTTACTATTTTTCAGGTCGGGCTCAAATCATAAGTCCTTCAATAGACCCCTTAAGCCATAAAAACCGAGACTTAAGCATTCATAAACTTATCGGAATTCTTTGTAATGCAGGTCTAAGTGTAGCCCATAACCCTATTATCACTCCTGAATTTAACAATATCGCTTTACGCCTACAAAAAAATAGAACTTATGCACCGGCAAAATTTCCTGATGAAATAGGCCTTCTTTATAGACCTATTATAAGCCAGATTTCTCGTTGGGAAAAAATGAAAGGATTTCTTCCCCTTCTGGAAGCTTTTAAAATATTAAAACAGGAATACAGGGATAAAGCTCAAACAGAACGTCAACAAAAGCGAATAGACTTTGTTCGAATGGTGCTTGCCGGACCGGCACCGGAAGAAACACCTGATAGACCCATTTCAAGTTCATTTTTAAAGGAAGTAGAAGATAGTTATCTTACCTTACCCGAAGATATACAAAGAGATATTGCCATCATAAAACTTCCCCTGCAATCTGTAAAAGAAAATGCTTTAATGATCAATGCCTTACAGCGTTGCAGTACCCTGGTAGTGCAAAATTCACTTCAAGAAGCATTTGGATTAACCTGTACAGAAGCTATGTGGAAGTCTACTCCCGTCCTTGTCTCAAATAGCTGTGGTTTACGACAACAGGTAAGGGATAAATTAGATGGCTGGGTTCTAAACCGTGCTGACGACCCAAAAGAAATAGCAAAAGCTTTCTATCATATTTTGGACAATCCTAAAGAAAGAGAACGTCTGGCTCTTTCCGCACAAAAAAGAGTCATGGAAGAATTTTTAATCTTCACCAACCTCCGCAAATGGTTACGCACGTTCTCTTTACTATCATCCGAAACTCAAACGTAATTTAGCTTTTCCCAAAACCAAAGAAGCGCTGAATCTTCTGTTGTAAACTTTCCTGCATCTGGTTCTGCTTGTCCATCTTGGAAGCAAGGTGCTGATCCTTTTCCGATTCGGTTTTCATCTTACGGCTGATAAGAACCTCACTTAAATGCTGCATTACCTCCGGTTCTTTTTCGATGAGTGGAGCTATATCTTCCTTGGTAATCTGGTATAGATACGTGTCTGTTCCTGAAACAATACTCGCAGTTCTCGCTTCCCCGGTTAAGAGAGACATTTCTCCAAAAAAGTTTCCGGCACCGAGTCTCGCGACCTCTATAGTATTGCCTTCACCCACATCGACTATCACTCTCACCATTCCTTCTACAATCACAAACATAGAATTGCCGGCTTCTCCCTGTTGCACAATGGTTTTATTCGGTCTATAGTTAAGCTTGTGCATTCTTTCACTCAGGTATTTCTTAGATTCATCGGAGAAAGGATGGAAGATATCAATCTCTTCCAGAAGCACGATAGGTCTGGTAGCAGCTTCTTCTCCCCTGGCCTTCACTCCTTTAAACATGTGAAGTTCCTGTCTCTGAATGGCCGGCATAATCCCGGCTCGATTCAAATGTGACCAGACCCGTTTCCAGACCACTTCTTCGTGAGCATATCTTTTTCCGTAGTCGTCCAGTATAAAATACACCCCATAT
Encoded here:
- a CDS encoding tetratricopeptide repeat protein, translated to MKTLSGLEYSLQSPSEIFFISSIEDKSAFFNRLRKNAAGIIITIGNTATEETRKFINDIPILFIIQNYPHSLEVHKGNVCGFTSDVSIQYFFDVLKRIKPSAKKVYSFYMDEKGAYFAREGKYYDIWMNLDLKVIKIKHRMEVESKLKEIEKDADAFYMVFDTLYDKDTFEQVSEFCKKKGIILMTYYPGLADLGASFALAPNYTNVGIHAGEFANKVIGKELSCSSGPIISPQNPFLYLNKAYIEASGILISKEVQDREKKERLLAFAINLYNKKKYTSSRAVFENVIRLYPNDTIAYEYYNKIINLQTSNEINSMLLRAEDYRKKNDYQNAISVYKKILSLNPNLKNIQEKIDSSVFEKSEYVRKKGMQYQSRNEPYLAIKAYKEALKIYPGNQKAKEQYSILISTEKKKLKSYVGKGIEKYKHRKYTEAIVIFNNVLLVEPANKEAREYLHSSTLKQEAYERLMDCKSDLNEKCKLWKDSWEKK
- a CDS encoding TonB-dependent receptor plug domain-containing protein, with amino-acid sequence MLFITSFLQASDKKDLLIHFRPFHSASNRLLETRIKQKLEGILKDYNIQFRNEALGVETKDTEENQNYLIIDISYKTNESFPPDIYAQIYHPKNKEIIDAISQEIDFELIEGIELKPEEFEEEERLEEFAKRLEVSLKVNPKREKLTYNIIEHYLNRPVSSGKKEKLIDVDRNKEKKEAYRLLEENQVITASRRQQAIEESPAKVIVIDAKTIEERAYRTLTEVLQDVNGFDFSTFYDSGEYTTDVILRGIGDVGQTQILIMEDGIIQNDIGNGWMRHMQYDISLIDVKRIEIILGPGSALYGANAYAGLINIITKRSKDIYKENSSSKIFSETHIDYGSFQTKLIESFFSYRFSNGLNLRLAGRYMETPGDGGKGRPDPGNYFNNNYEPDKVQINDYGKFGGSEPSVENDRYPGGVRKKIKDGFKTDKENVFIRGAIQKEEFNFGFTIWDLTEGLGSYVPSYEYFTNTDDIPYTKRHNGYFFHIDYGFNVGRKFSSLIKLYTRNTNIHPDTGFVYTYRYQSVETPVINGVQYPPVPDKVKEYHAQSYLSGYQEQFNYDLSNSNHLIWGMQLERVIRAASGDELGGISLGKRQNLRSTIVEKSWDSRGLKSSVAAMFYSTNAAFYIQDEQKFYDNQYGITIGIRRDYDTDYGYVWTARSGLVGNPIKNIYFKLLYGEAFKAPTVFQLYDEFRGNEFLKPQKIKTYETELSYKPFTNITFKGGYFFSQLIGQINEAPNPNDGTYLIGSESQKASYYQNLANTHIYGTSFELDWKPYRYLSFFTNYTYTGKRKREGLFEVDVDPLSGKINNIRTLNDGYEIDNIAARKANIGIYYILLGKVSMNLRMNWVGKRKAPSTNRYFQPYDYSFTKYPYVTEGKPDSYLASYTLVNLTLAYHNLFGIQGLISKLIIRNLFNKEYMGVGRQAGSATRPIDELQPMVSNPEGFVSPYHPQPRREVYLRLSYRL
- a CDS encoding glycosyltransferase; the protein is MNLLKPIEINQSLSLKDYLSIPFLTAPIQELIEDARQKKDPLHNRTIWMISQSDRGEGVSELLSRKVCLFKDLGFHVRWLSISEENKDFLALNNRLRNLIYGRNENTIQESERILYESINLKIAKELSLLFKQNDILIIHDTAAMATPHFISKKYQIKFIWRCHAGTDIENEFTRNAWEFLKPYSEHYNTTIFSAPEYIPYYFSGRAQIISPSIDPLSHKNRDLSIHKLIGILCNAGLSVAHNPIITPEFNNIALRLQKNRTYAPAKFPDEIGLLYRPIISQISRWEKMKGFLPLLEAFKILKQEYRDKAQTERQQKRIDFVRMVLAGPAPEETPDRPISSSFLKEVEDSYLTLPEDIQRDIAIIKLPLQSVKENALMINALQRCSTLVVQNSLQEAFGLTCTEAMWKSTPVLVSNSCGLRQQVRDKLDGWVLNRADDPKEIAKAFYHILDNPKERERLALSAQKRVMEEFLIFTNLRKWLRTFSLLSSETQT